A region of the Oenanthe melanoleuca isolate GR-GAL-2019-014 chromosome 14, OMel1.0, whole genome shotgun sequence genome:
atcacGCTGTGGAATTACACACCGACTCCTGGTTCGTGTTGGTGCTGGGGGAGGGCAGatggggctgccccagccccctcctgccccaggctgggctgccccaCCCTGGGGGTCTCACTGTGCCAAATCCCCCCTGAGCTCCGAGCTTGGCCTCGTcctcctgtggggctgtggtggCGCCGGCTCTGTCCCCTGGCCCACGGTGGCTGTTCCCACGGGGCTCAGCTGgccctgcccctctccttgTGGGGAGCTGTGGCCCCCCGGGCTCTCCTGCGGTACGTGTGTGGCTGGGGGGGTTCGGGCTCTGTTGCTGCCGGCCGAGGCCGGGGCTGTAGCGTCCCTGGTAGAacccccctcccacccccaacctcttttttttttttttttttttttttgctaagatGAATTTAGCATTGTttagttattaaaaatactggtttttaatattgaaaataaagcatttaatatCAACTGCCTAGGCTGCAGGTGTTTGCTGAGCCTTGGAgccaggtgagtgctggggttcccctgagctgcagaggggcacGATCAGGGTTGGGGGGGAACCAGAGCCTGGGACAGTGTCGAGGTGAGAAAAACAGCCTTTATTGATATGATCCAGATGGGCTGATCCCTGCTGAGGGTccatccccaggacagcagggaccaCCTGTAAGGCCCAGGGCTGAGAGCCCCTCACTCCCCCCAGTTCTCCTTAGCAAAGCATCCTCCCACCCAAACTGGGAGTCACTCCTGTCCCCCAGTGACAGGGCGAGCTGGGCACTGGTTTggggcagcagcatccccacgCAGGGTGTGCCAGGGGCCCACAGCACAGAAGGGGGGACGGAGGGACAGCCCCAGATCCCTGGCTCGGGGGAGGCGGTGCGGGCTGAGCTGGCGCTGGCGCAGCCGTGCCGGGGGCAGTGGCCGGAGCAGCGCGTGCCCCCAGCCCTTAGGTGGGCGGCTTGCGGAACACACTCCAGGCGTGGAAGCAGCGGGTGAAGGGCCAGGGCTCGTTGCCTTTCCGCACCAGCCGCAGCTTGCGGGGGTGTGTGGGGTCCTTGGAGCGCATGTGCTGGATGTACACCTGGGGCAGAGCATTGCCCTGGGGCTCACCCACCTCCAGGGTTGGTattccccagcccagagctctgcaccACCCAAATCAGGGCCTCCAGGGGAGAAGGAAGTGCCCAAATCTTCCCAGATCTTCCCTCACACAGTCCCAGCATGGAGGGAGGTCTTACCTGGCACGCCTTGAGGCTCAGCTTGATCTCCACCTGGCTGGTCTGGGTGCCCACCCACATGTAGACCTGCAGAAAGGATCAGAACTGGGCTCAGCCCACAGAGCCACTGGAAGATCtgggcccagcacagcctcatggCCCCAGCTCACCTCCCGCCCATTGTCCAGCAGCATGATGTCATCATCAGCCAGGTCATCCTGGCAGAAATCCGAGCACTTTTCTGACACGGAGAAATAACCTTTCTCATTGGAGCATCTGCAGGGAGATGGACAGGGACAGCATCAGGTATGAGTTTATTATAACTTGGCTCGTGTAGAGGCAAGGAATGTGATGGAGCAGCTGTTTTGGCTGTTTGGTTCCCAAGGGGGATGGGCTTTGTaggaggaagggaagcagcacagaCTGGAGCCAGTGCCCACCTGAAGAGCCGTGAGTGCTTCATATAGTCAGCATCTTCATCATAGGGCTTCTGGCCCCCAATGCCCACCCAGAAGAAGTTTTCGGGTTCTTCTCCCTCATTGATGACCTGAAAGGCCAGGAACAAGGCTGAGTGTGGCCCAGGTGGTCACTGTCACCCAGGTAAGGTGGCACAGAAGCCCTGCTCACCTGTTTGCTGTAGGAATCATCAAACATGTGGTTCATTATGTCCTCAGCCAGCTTGGCCTCATCAGGGTCAGCTGCCCGGCCCACCCAGGTGTAGACAATGCCCTGGTTGTCCGTGCTCTCAAAGGGAACCTGGGGGACAGAGGAgtcagggctgcccaggggggcaggagggcaccCAGGCAGCCCTGAGGATACTCAGCCACCAGCACTACCTTGAGGATGAAGCAGAACTCAGAGTTGAGCAGAGCAGCGTCCGTGTTGATCTGGATGCACCTGGAGACGGAGCCCCCGAGGCACAAATCAGTGTGAGACCcatcagctgtgcccagcagcaggaatcccagctggatgtggcagccctgggtgctgctggcagggagcagccctggggcactgaCCTGGTGCAGAGGGCGCCGCCGTTGGTGCGGATGTGGtacaggctgggctggggggtgCTGACCCGCTCCTTCCGCTTGCCCCGGTGGATCACAAACCTCCTCTTGAAGTGCGACAGGAACTTGGggttctcctgctgctgggtcATGCGCACCACCTGCACAGGGGGGCGTGTCACAAGGGGCAGAGGGACTGCCCAAACACAGCTCCAAACACAGCTGcacctccctgccagctcccctcTCTGCTACTGTCCCCTGCCTCAGCCTGAGGGGCAGGTAGAGAAGCAAAGCTGACACCCCTGTGTAACCCCCAGTGTGTCACCTCCAGCTTGCCGCGGAAGTGACTCTCAAACTTCTTCTGGAGGCTGAAGGTGAAGGTGAGCCAGCCCATGTTGGAGGCCTCCCGGCCCTGCCAGAAGTAGACGATGCACTGGGAATCTTCCTcaggctgcttctcctcctcttcctcctcaccaTCCTCTTCCCCTTTGCCTTCacccttcttctttttctcctcatcctcctcgTACTCCACTGGCACCCAGTACCTGAGGATAGGAACAGTAATgtgagggatggggacaaggtggTCCAGCAGTCCCTGAGAGAGGACAAGCcaggtgtcacctgcacaggaaGACATAGCAGTCATGGGTGTGGAAGTGGCCAAACTCCTCCTCAGGCAGGCGAGTGAATTTCTTGCCCTCCAGCACGAAGCCCTCCATGCCATCCAGGTCCTCATTCCACTCctccatcagctgctctgcctgtggccCCAAATGCTGTGTCAgaccccagctcctccagcagcacccagccccaCGCCATGGGGGATTCACGGGCATCCCCAGCCCTACCTCGCTGAGGGGCATGGGGGGCTGGCGGGGCAGGAAGAGCGCAGTAAGGTCGGCCTTCATCTGGTCCTTCTTCTCAGCATCCTTGCGGACCTTGCCCGCCAGGCCGCCGTCCTGCAGCACTGTCTCGGCATTCCGGGTGTAATCCACCCGCAGGACATCATCCCAGTTCTTGAACTTGGACTTGAACACCTGCATCACAGAATTGTTAagagatcatcaagtccaagctGTGACTGATCCCCACCTCATCAACCAGACCAGAGCACTGGGTGCCACCTCCAGTCATTCCTTGAACAACTTCTGATGTTCAAGGTGTAAACTGGGGAGTAGGTAACAGAcccccagccacagccccctCCCAGGCACCCAGCACCCACCTGAGGGGTGCAGGCCCTACCTGGCACTCGGTGCCCTCCAGGTTCCTGGTGACCATGGCGTGCTTGGGCCGGTGCAGCATGgtgcacagctcctggctcagcttCAGCGCCGCCGCCCGCACCAGCCGCGACGACTTCCTCCCGATCCAGATGAAGACGTCAGACCAGCAGTCCAGGATGTACACACTCTTGGTGtccagcaggctctgcagctgaggGCACCCCAGGAAGAGGGAGTCAGGCACCTGGAGgtgttcccagctggaaaacacccttcctgcctgctcctgacagagcagagcatcccccaGCCAGGCGCTGCTGGCTGAACCTCCCTCTCCCAGAGCATGGCTGGAGGCAGAGGGGCATGAAACCAGTCTCACTGGTCAGACTGGGAGAACCTCCCCGCCCCAGCCTACCAGGCGCATCTCTGGCATCAGATCAGCCTTCAGCCTCTTCTTGTGCTCCACAGAGAGCTTGTAGTTGATCTGGGGAAGCTCCAGGTAGCCCAGACCGAGGCCGACCTGCAGAGGGAATGGGGACAGAGGTGAGTGGggaccccagcagggctggtggctctATGGATGCAGCTCCCCACCTTGTACAGCTTGGGCTTGTGGGGCTGGAAGTCATCAGGGACACAGGGTCGGATCTCTTCGGGCTGCccccccagcacatcccagaaTTCGGGGGTCTCCTGGCCCTGGGTGAGCAGTGTGATCTCTGCCTTGCCCTTCCGCTCGTTCTTGTTGATCTTCTCGGCGAAGagcctgcagtgggagcaggtgAGATGGCAGCTGGGCTCCCCACACCCCCGGCACCCCCACCAGCCCTACCTGGCCTTGGTGGTGCTGCTCAGCGTGGCCTGGCTCCCACGCCACACCAGGAGGTCGAGGCCATGGTCcaggaggaaaacaaacctGGTGGAGAGAGGTGAGAGGAGTCAGGAGAGAATGGGGTGTGCTGAGCATCCTCCCCATCCTGGGAATCCCTGCAGGGTACCAAGTGGGGTTTGAATGCATACTCTGGTAGAAACGTGCTGGCATAGTGCTGGCATGGTTCTGCACCACAGAACTGCAGCTATAATGTCTCAGGTGGACCCTGCTGAACCTTCAGCAAGGACCCTCTGTCCCCTGGTCACTCACCGGGGGTCCAGCGATGTCCCTTTCAGTGCCACCGGCTCCAGCTTGACATTCTTCTTCCCATAGACACGGTAGAGCCTGGGGAAGGGACAGCCAAGGTGGGACATGGGGCACTGCCTGCCCCACacaccccccagcccctgtccccagctgtaCCTGGTGACATACTGCGTGTCCTCAACGGTGAAGAAACCGCTGGCCGTGCCACCCTCGATGTAGGAGATGTCATTGTCAAAGacctgggggcagggagggagtaagggtgggacaggaggggctgggggctaCAGGGGAGCTGGGGGTTGGCCTGACCTGAAGGAACTCTTCACTTTCATCGCCCATCTCCTCCCGGATGCTGCGGCACTCAGCCCCCAGGTAGTTGCGGAGGTTGACGGCGTGGATGGCAGAACAGGCCTTCTTGTCCAGCGTGGCCTCCTGCCCGATCCAGTAGTAGATCTCCCAGTTCAGGGAACCATTCTCATCCAGGAAGGTCTGGAAGGACAAGGGTGTGAGATGGgatggctgcagctccaggcaggggaTGTAGGGGACTCTTGGTCCTCCCCAGGTACCTTGAGCACGATGTAGCAGTCGGCTTCATAGAACTTGCCATGGAAAGCCTCATCCACCAGCGTGGGCACGAAGTTCTCGATCTGCCAGACACAGACGCCAGGCAGCTGCCCCACATCCTCGCTGAAGAACTCTGAGTAGTCCAGCTGTGGCTTCTCCAGGCCCTGGTCCCAGCGCCGTGTCTTCAGGTCTGGCGCTTTCGCCTCCCCACTCTCCTGTGGGACAGGAACAGCTCAAATTCGGGACACCAGAACCCTGCTGGCACCCAAGGAAGGCCAGGGCCCACTCTCCCACCTCAGACCCTACCTCTATCTTCTTATTCTTCTCCTGGGCCACGTCTGACATCCCCTTCAGCACCTGCTTGGCCTGGTCATCCTGGGCAGAGTCCTTGCGCCGCCGCAGCCGCATCTTGCGGGCCAGCGggtccctggtgctgctccctggggacacagggatggggtgagAGGCACCCTGTGGAGTAGGGCTCatttcccagggctgtgccgAGGCAGGGAAGGCGTGCCCTCATCCCTACGCACGTacccgcggcggcggcggccacGGTGGCCGGGGAGGCTCCGGCCAGGCGGAGCTGGTTCTGCAGGGAGAAGTCGATGTTGTACCACTCCGAGGATCGATCCGCCGGCTTCGGGGGCATCACCAGGCTGGGGTTCTCACGCACGTCCAGGATCTGCCAAGCAGGGCACAGTGAAGTACACGCTCACAGGGACATTTGGGAATGTGGCATGGGATGGAGACCTCCGGAGCACTCCAGACCTCAGTGAGGTGAGGAGATATGGAAGGAGCCCTGAATCCATGGTCTGCCTGGGCTGAGCCATGTGGCAGATTACAGGTGTTGGACCTGAGCTCCCCTCGCCTCATGCAGCCcaccctccagccctgggatcccagggaggtgctggggctgtggtggAGCCAGCCCAAGGAAGAGAAGTTCTGGGTGATTACCTCCACATCTGTCAGAAAGTGAATGGCCTCTGGCAGCGTCACCAGGCGGTTCTTGTTCAGCACCAACTTCCTCAGCTTGGAGCACCTGTGGGACAGTGATGCTGTGACATGCCAGCCCAGGGTGACTTGTGACCATACAACCTCTGCGTTCCCTCTCGGGGACACAGCAGATCCAGTTGTGTGTTCCTTACCTGCACAGGCTCTCAGGGATGAGCTCCAGGTTGTTGTTGGCTGCCATGAACTCCTCAAGGTTGGTAAGCTTGCCAATGCCTGAGGGGATCCCATCAAAATCCAGCTTGTTGGAGTTCAGGTATATCTTCTTCAGCTTGGTCAGCTTACAGATGGCCGACTGGGGAAAGAAGAGATGGTGGGGTGAGGGAGAGCCATGGAAACAtgagcagggatggcacacaaggacagggacatACAGGTAGGGAGGTGAGCTGGTTGCGTGACAGGTTGAGAGTCTCCAGCTGGGTCCACTGGTCGATGCAGAGGGACAGCTCTGTGATCTGGTTGCTGCTGAGGTTGAGGCGCcgcaggctgcccagggtgtAGAGACACTCAGGGACACGGCTGAGGTCGTTGCAGGACAGATCCACGTCTGAGGAAAGAGACAACGGGGTGACACCACCAGCCAGACCAacatggggctgggagagcccctggagggctctgtggggctggatgCCCTGGTCCCACCTGCCAGGTTGACCAGGCTCTCGAGGCTGGTGGGCAGGTTGCTCTGCGTGCGCTGGGTGTTGCGGAGGTGCAGGGTCTGCAGGGCTGTCATTGCCgggagctgcctggggaccAGGGAGAGCCACAGGGCAGAGACAGCATCAGCATGGAGCAGGAAGCtcagtgccatccctgccagACTGGCAGGCAGCCCGGGGAGCGGGGCTGTACCGGAGCTGTGCGTGCAGCAGGGGGTTGTTGTTGAGGATGAGGGTCTGCAGGTGCACCAGGCGCCTCATCTGGGGTGGGAGACTCTCCAGCTTGTTGTCACTCAGGTCCAGGTAGAGCAGGTCCGTCAGGTTGATGAAGAGCTGGTTGGGGATGGTGTCGATGCTGTAGGGATATGGGGAAATTCAGGACTGCCTAGGATCTGCACCAGCCCTGGTTCTCCCTTGAAGAGGGGCAGGGACTGGGACCCAGAGCAAAGCCACCAAGAGAGGTGGCCAGGGCCAGGAAAGGGAGAGTGTCACCCTAGTCTGGACCCACCTGTTGTGGCCAAGGTTAAGGACCAGCATGTTCTTGGCAttctccagctccctgggaCACTCTGTGAGCTGGTTGTAGCTCAGGTCCTGGGAAAATGGGAGCACAAAGCAGCTGTCACCCTCTGCCCCATGCCCaaagctgagcactgggggatatctccaggggcacagcaggagctggaccAGCACACAGACAACCCAGGGAACCCATCCATGGCATCAGCCTTTAAAGGAGGCATTGCCAGAGGGTCATCCTGCTGACAGCCAGCTTCCCTGGAGCTCAGCCATGGGCTCGGGACTGGTGCTCCCAAGGAGCCACCAAGGTGCAGGAATAGAATCCAGGAGTCTGAGCTGGCTCCTGCATCAGCTGAGGAGACTCTGCACCCACCAGCACTGAGAGGTCATCCAGCTGGAAGATGTCATCAGGGACTCCTGAGTTCTTCAGGCTGTTTGCACGAGCCACAATTGCCTGCAAAGGGGAGAGAGGCAGGAatgcagctgcctgctgagcccccagggTGCCCAGGTATGATCCTTGTGTGCCCTGAGATCCCAGAGGTGCCTGGGGACCCCTGAGCAGGAGGGGGGCACTCACCCGGAGGCAGGGCAGGCCGGAGAGCTCTCCATGGAGCGTGGTGAGGCTGTTGTGACTCACGGAGAGGTGTTCCTGCAGGGAAGCCCCAGACAAGCCCCagtgagcagagagaggagctggagctgtgaaGGGCAAGAGCTGGGCCCCCACACTGATGTGGaggctcctccatcccaggagAGAGTTGGGGACTTGTGAAGccctgtcacacacagagtTGCTGGGACACTCCCAGTCCCAAACTGGTTGTTTGGCGCCGCgtgcctgtgctgcctccacACCCCTCATTCCCTGGGGTAGCCCTGGCTGGacacctcagccctgctgtagggtttggggtgctctgGGATGCCACTGAGCTGG
Encoded here:
- the FLII gene encoding protein flightless-1 homolog, encoding MAATGVLPFVRGVDLSGNDFKGGYFPEHVKAMTSLRWLKLNRTGLCYLPEELAALQKLEHLSVSHNSLTTLHGELSGLPCLRAIVARANSLKNSGVPDDIFQLDDLSVLDLSYNQLTECPRELENAKNMLVLNLGHNSIDTIPNQLFINLTDLLYLDLSDNKLESLPPQMRRLVHLQTLILNNNPLLHAQLRQLPAMTALQTLHLRNTQRTQSNLPTSLESLVNLADVDLSCNDLSRVPECLYTLGSLRRLNLSSNQITELSLCIDQWTQLETLNLSRNQLTSLPSAICKLTKLKKIYLNSNKLDFDGIPSGIGKLTNLEEFMAANNNLELIPESLCRCSKLRKLVLNKNRLVTLPEAIHFLTDVEILDVRENPSLVMPPKPADRSSEWYNIDFSLQNQLRLAGASPATVAAAAAGSSTRDPLARKMRLRRRKDSAQDDQAKQVLKGMSDVAQEKNKKIEESGEAKAPDLKTRRWDQGLEKPQLDYSEFFSEDVGQLPGVCVWQIENFVPTLVDEAFHGKFYEADCYIVLKTFLDENGSLNWEIYYWIGQEATLDKKACSAIHAVNLRNYLGAECRSIREEMGDESEEFLQVFDNDISYIEGGTASGFFTVEDTQYVTRLYRVYGKKNVKLEPVALKGTSLDPRFVFLLDHGLDLLVWRGSQATLSSTTKARLFAEKINKNERKGKAEITLLTQGQETPEFWDVLGGQPEEIRPCVPDDFQPHKPKLYKVGLGLGYLELPQINYKLSVEHKKRLKADLMPEMRLLQSLLDTKSVYILDCWSDVFIWIGRKSSRLVRAAALKLSQELCTMLHRPKHAMVTRNLEGTECQVFKSKFKNWDDVLRVDYTRNAETVLQDGGLAGKVRKDAEKKDQMKADLTALFLPRQPPMPLSEAEQLMEEWNEDLDGMEGFVLEGKKFTRLPEEEFGHFHTHDCYVFLCRYWVPVEYEEDEEKKKKGEGKGEEDGEEEEEEKQPEEDSQCIVYFWQGREASNMGWLTFTFSLQKKFESHFRGKLEVVRMTQQQENPKFLSHFKRRFVIHRGKRKERVSTPQPSLYHIRTNGGALCTRCIQINTDAALLNSEFCFILKVPFESTDNQGIVYTWVGRAADPDEAKLAEDIMNHMFDDSYSKQVINEGEEPENFFWVGIGGQKPYDEDADYMKHSRLFRCSNEKGYFSVSEKCSDFCQDDLADDDIMLLDNGREVYMWVGTQTSQVEIKLSLKACQVYIQHMRSKDPTHPRKLRLVRKGNEPWPFTRCFHAWSVFRKPPT